Below is a genomic region from Botrytis cinerea B05.10 chromosome 2, complete sequence.
ATGACGACGATGCCGAAGCATCAGACGACCTTAGTAACCCTTCTGAGGATGACGACTCTGAAGCAGAGACAGAGCGATTGGAAGAATCCCCGCACAAGCTGAGAGTGCAAAAGAATGTGGTTCTTAATTCCCGTAATGGCGCCGATTCGAATGAGCGCAGCCCAAGCAAACTACACAACCAGATCATGGCAGATGAGGgggaagatgacgaagatgacgCAGATCAGTTATCTGACGAGGATATTGCAATTTCCAATGATAGCCCTAAAAGTTCTCACCATGATGATGGTGAGCTGGATCGCAAGTCAGCGACAGCTCGTACGTCATTAGAAGATTCTGCGGGCGAAGGAAAAAGAGCGTTATCGACTTCTGAAATTGATTCAAGAAAACGCAAACGATCAATAATGGGCCGCGGCGGACTCgaagatgattttgatgaaccTTTACCCAAGCGAACAGGCTCTATAATCAACCAAGGCGACGACTTTGCGATCGACGATGAATTACCTGTAGAAGAAGATGCATCAAATACAATAAGTGGCAATATATCAGGCGAAGAGGGTGATGGGCCACAGGAGCAGGCTCCTGTGAATGTGACACAGACCATGCTTCCCGATGACGACACCATCGAAACCGCTGGCATACCGGCGTCACCTAAAAGacgaggaaggaagaagaaaaaggctGTGGAGAATGGTACAAATATTGAAGACGAGTCAGACAGCTTGCAGAATGGCATCATAACTAATGGCGAAGACGATACACGAAACGGCGAAGAGGACCAAGTAGAcaatgaggaagatgatgaggcaGATCTCGTATTAAagacagaagaagaatgtgAGTGTGTCGCAGCTGGTTAGACTTAAATATGCACAATTATCCTAACGCAGATTTGAACAGTGGAGAAAAAGATAAGCGCATTTGATCAACTTGGAGGTATTGAGAAGGATTTCGCAGTTTTTAGGGACAGGTCAGATTACACTCTTGATCACTGTTTCATTCGCTGATATATTTCTAGATTATACGATGCGCGCCTCGAGCAAATAAGTCGAGAAGAGGCTATGCTCCGACAAGACCATCCAACGCACCCCGATCTTCTTGAGCAGATGAAGCCTGTCGAGGCAcggagagatgagagaattCGTGTCGCAGAGAAACTACGTGAATATGAGTTACAGACTCTCAAAACTTATGCTGTTGCGAGGAGGAGCCAGattcttattcaatatcgaCAAGAAGCAAGAGAAATTCGAGAAACCAAGATGGAGCAACTAGGTAAACAATGGTACGAAATACAACATGACCGAAGGAATTACTCAACCGGCGTACCCGAGTACACTCTAAACTATCCCACTCGAAGATCGCAACAGGTTCAGAACCAGGTAGCATACTCCAACGAGGTTTCTATTCTCTCAGGCATCGCAAAACATGTCGGATTTCCAGCCGCTCCTTCAATGTCACAAGCCACACCTGCGGAGCTTGAAGAGGACTTTGAGAAGATGGGTGTAACTAATGCAATGGGAGTAAGTGCATTATTTGGGAGCCATGGTTGGATTTAGTCCAGAAAGGAATCCTTTGTCCAAAATGGGACAGGTAAGCTGACGGGGCTTTTCATAGGGGACTAGACATGTGCACCAACCTGCAAATTTTTCGCTGCAAGAGTTTGCAGCATTGCGAACAGCAAGGTCAACATCGCGGTATAGGCCAGCGGAAGAACAATTCATTGAGCAAACACCTTGGGCAAACCCGCAGCATCCCTCTCACTCCCACTTAATACAGCGTCAGACTTCAGCCCAGCATACACCAAGAACCACAAGTCCTTTGTCGCAAGTTCAAGTACAGCCCCGTCGCCATTCTCATCAACAAGGCGGCCCTATTTCAGGAACCT
It encodes:
- the Bcdep1 gene encoding Bcdep1 encodes the protein MSGEIDVEPAVDSIIPDEASVDDELSDLEVEEDRSSSLSDIEDKDGEQDHDDDAEASDDLSNPSEDDDSEAETERLEESPHKLRVQKNVVLNSRNGADSNERSPSKLHNQIMADEGEDDEDDADQLSDEDIAISNDSPKSSHHDDGELDRKSATARTSLEDSAGEGKRALSTSEIDSRKRKRSIMGRGGLEDDFDEPLPKRTGSIINQGDDFAIDDELPVEEDASNTISGNISGEEGDGPQEQAPVNVTQTMLPDDDTIETAGIPASPKRRGRKKKKAVENGTNIEDESDSLQNGIITNGEDDTRNGEEDQVDNEEDDEADLVLKTEEELEKKISAFDQLGGIEKDFAVFRDRLYDARLEQISREEAMLRQDHPTHPDLLEQMKPVEARRDERIRVAEKLREYELQTLKTYAVARRSQILIQYRQEAREIRETKMEQLGKQWYEIQHDRRNYSTGVPEYTLNYPTRRSQQVQNQVAYSNEVSILSGIAKHVGFPAAPSMSQATPAELEEDFEKMGVTNAMGGTRHVHQPANFSLQEFAALRTARSTSRYRPAEEQFIEQTPWANPQHPSHSHLIQRQTSAQHTPRTTSPLSQVQVQPRRHSHQQGGPISGTFSNMSTSVLQHTNGYMTSGGRISPHNPFSNTSHSHTIVPSPLGSRQPSLSPKQTRPPHPLLSISNEQHNHHAPPVSSNQIHQTPRAGLQDVVQEMTRISPP